The Campylobacter concisus genome has a window encoding:
- a CDS encoding NnrS family protein produces the protein MINNFFTHPMRIFFLMSAACAVLGASVFFTPTDFVSLHKFIFLQLFLALAYAGFLLTGLTDWTNFQASLKIHAYILFSLFFTSFILAFFSLFLAHCFIALFWLYLVLLCLYMIWQDKNDDQFGVLGFLFGILGFEIYYLISGNEKFLNLQVFIHVIAILLISYRVSVVLGKEALKREKGMDEAVFVPNFIYKNIAICCVCAFLLLNIFFEASMGVYYAAIACGSAVLAKLKEWHYKELFRHSFVLLYYFMQLFLAIGFLGIGFSGIFELHLETNFMHLIAINTVIFSVMLIFNVAGLRHSGQELEFLRLSKIAFILVLLAGVSRGILAYFWSGFYIHLPATLIAIAFVFWLINFYVIFRDNDFSDDPE, from the coding sequence ATGATTAATAACTTTTTTACTCATCCTATGAGAATATTTTTCTTAATGAGTGCCGCCTGTGCGGTGCTTGGTGCTAGTGTCTTTTTTACTCCAACTGATTTTGTGAGTTTGCATAAATTTATATTTTTGCAACTTTTTTTAGCGCTTGCTTATGCTGGATTTTTGCTAACTGGACTAACTGATTGGACAAATTTTCAAGCATCTCTAAAAATACACGCCTATATATTATTTTCACTCTTTTTTACAAGCTTTATCTTGGCATTTTTTAGCCTATTTTTAGCACACTGCTTTATCGCTCTTTTTTGGCTTTACTTGGTTTTGCTTTGCCTTTATATGATCTGGCAGGATAAAAACGATGATCAATTTGGCGTACTTGGCTTTTTGTTTGGCATTTTAGGCTTTGAAATTTATTATTTAATAAGTGGCAATGAAAAATTTCTAAATTTACAAGTCTTTATCCACGTAATCGCTATTTTACTCATCTCTTACCGCGTTAGTGTCGTACTTGGGAAAGAAGCACTAAAAAGAGAAAAAGGCATGGATGAAGCTGTTTTTGTGCCAAATTTTATCTATAAAAATATCGCTATCTGCTGCGTTTGTGCTTTTTTGCTTTTAAATATATTTTTTGAAGCAAGCATGGGTGTCTATTATGCTGCGATAGCTTGTGGAAGTGCGGTACTTGCAAAGCTTAAAGAATGGCACTATAAAGAGCTTTTTAGGCATAGTTTTGTGCTTTTATACTATTTTATGCAACTATTTTTAGCGATTGGGTTTTTAGGTATCGGCTTTAGCGGCATTTTTGAACTCCATCTTGAGACAAATTTTATGCATCTAATAGCGATAAATACGGTAATTTTTAGCGTGATGCTTATATTTAATGTCGCAGGACTTCGTCACAGCGGACAAGAGCTTGAGTTTTTACGCCTTAGTAAAATTGCTTTTATTTTAGTTCTTTTAGCTGGCGTTAGTAGAGGAATTTTGGCTTATTTTTGGAGTGGCTTTTACATTCATTTACCAGCAACACTCATAGCAATTGCTTTTGTTTTTTGGCTCATAAATTTTTATGTGATCTTTAGGGATAACGATTTTAGCGATGATCCAGAGTAA
- a CDS encoding ABC transporter ATP-binding protein, whose translation MLELKNVEYEILRDKVVRNFSLNVKSGEVVTLFGPSGCGKTTILRLISGLNEPRKGKIFNSFKKTTYFFQENRLLTWKNALENVLLVMDKPDINAVLELFKKVGLSQKDTLKYPSELSGGMRQRVAFVRAVVTKPDLLLMDEPFSGLDYDMKEILIEIIGQRVSEGMSVVLVTHDRMEAVKMSNRIYFLSSKGAVIQRELEIDKDFKERDFTFISKMIDENFKGQIYYD comes from the coding sequence ATGCTTGAGCTTAAAAATGTAGAGTATGAAATTTTAAGAGATAAGGTCGTAAGAAATTTTAGCCTAAATGTAAAAAGTGGCGAAGTGGTGACGCTTTTTGGACCATCAGGATGTGGCAAGACAACGATACTTAGGCTTATTAGCGGACTAAATGAGCCTAGAAAAGGAAAAATTTTTAATAGCTTTAAAAAGACTACATATTTTTTTCAAGAAAATCGCCTACTAACATGGAAAAATGCTCTTGAAAATGTGCTTTTAGTTATGGATAAACCGGACATTAACGCTGTTTTAGAGCTTTTTAAAAAGGTTGGACTAAGTCAAAAGGATACTTTAAAATACCCAAGTGAGCTAAGCGGCGGCATGAGACAAAGGGTAGCTTTCGTAAGAGCAGTCGTGACAAAGCCTGATCTACTTTTGATGGATGAGCCTTTTTCTGGGCTTGATTATGATATGAAAGAAATTTTAATTGAGATTATTGGCCAAAGAGTAAGCGAAGGTATGAGCGTAGTTCTCGTCACGCACGATAGAATGGAAGCTGTGAAGATGTCAAATAGAATTTATTTCCTATCAAGTAAAGGCGCAGTCATACAAAGAGAACTTGAAATAGACAAAGATTTCAAAGAGCGCGATTTTACGTTTATTAGCAAGATGATAGATGAAAATTTCAAAGGGCAAATTTATTATGATTAA
- a CDS encoding ABC transporter permease, whose protein sequence is MILIDGIKKDRSSFLKIIDYFWGGFSGFAVVFLILAIWQVGSEFSSPLLLPPPKDVFLKACEILKDYKNSEINITLCRSLIGVCSATFFGIFLGLIAGSFKSFAAFLKPVITLLLSMPPIIWIVLAIFWFGFGNFSTVFTIFITVLPLTFASSAVAMSSVDEELKEMFDAYNLGILKKIRHLYIPHLTSYIISSISVAVAMGVKIVIMAELLGANNGMGAKIANARAMLETTEVMAYVLLSITLIMLFEYLIIEPLKIALMPWRR, encoded by the coding sequence ATGATACTAATTGATGGCATCAAAAAAGATCGCTCAAGCTTTTTAAAAATAATTGACTATTTTTGGGGCGGATTTAGCGGATTTGCCGTAGTTTTTTTGATCTTAGCCATTTGGCAAGTGGGAAGCGAGTTTAGCTCCCCACTCCTACTTCCACCACCAAAAGATGTATTTTTAAAAGCCTGTGAAATTTTAAAAGATTATAAAAACAGCGAGATAAACATAACACTTTGTAGATCACTGATCGGAGTTTGCTCGGCAACATTTTTTGGTATATTTTTAGGACTAATAGCAGGTAGCTTTAAAAGTTTTGCAGCGTTTTTAAAGCCTGTTATCACCTTGCTTTTGTCAATGCCACCGATTATTTGGATAGTACTTGCTATTTTTTGGTTTGGATTTGGAAATTTTAGCACCGTTTTTACTATCTTTATAACCGTTTTACCGCTTACTTTTGCAAGCTCAGCAGTTGCTATGAGCAGTGTAGACGAGGAGCTAAAAGAGATGTTTGACGCTTATAATCTAGGAATTTTAAAAAAGATAAGACACCTTTACATCCCGCATCTTACGAGCTACATAATAAGCTCTATTAGCGTAGCTGTCGCAATGGGCGTAAAGATAGTCATAATGGCTGAGCTACTGGGCGCAAATAACGGCATGGGAGCAAAGATAGCAAATGCAAGGGCGATGCTTGAAACAACCGAGGTAATGGCGTATGTTCTTTTAAGCATCACTCTTATCATGCTTTTTGAATACCTCATCATCGAGCCCTTAAAAATAGCTCTGATGCCTTGGAGAAGATGA
- a CDS encoding ABC transporter substrate-binding protein, with translation MLDRRKFLGLSTALGVSAFAPNLFAKESFNMWGAPAIPSVIMAVAALQGELNKTYDVSLNIWKTPDQLRAGVASGDIKVTMSPSNVAANLRNQGLDFAMLNLLTLGVMNAMVKDEKIKNLEDFVGKKLVMPFRGDMPDLVLRALCKKRGIDVSKIDITYTATPPEALLLFLQKDFDILIVPQPLGEATILRGKKAGVSVHYSVDFPKIWGESFGTKPIIPMAGIIVERGFYEKNLSLFDTLHSDLKNALSWILENKQSAAKIGSNYLPAPEVALANAFDKANLTVTKANELQNEIMAFFEEIYQFNPKFLGGKMPDKGLFL, from the coding sequence ATGTTAGATAGAAGAAAATTTTTAGGACTTAGCACAGCTTTAGGCGTTAGCGCATTTGCACCAAATTTATTTGCAAAAGAGAGCTTTAATATGTGGGGTGCCCCAGCAATCCCAAGCGTCATAATGGCAGTTGCTGCGCTGCAAGGGGAGTTAAATAAAACTTATGATGTAAGCCTAAATATCTGGAAAACACCAGATCAGCTTCGTGCGGGCGTAGCTAGCGGAGACATTAAGGTTACGATGTCACCATCAAACGTAGCTGCAAATTTAAGAAATCAAGGGCTTGATTTTGCTATGTTAAATTTACTGACTCTTGGCGTAATGAACGCTATGGTTAAGGATGAAAAGATTAAAAATTTAGAAGATTTTGTAGGCAAAAAGCTAGTCATGCCATTTCGAGGTGATATGCCTGATCTTGTCCTAAGGGCACTTTGCAAGAAGCGAGGTATAGACGTTAGCAAGATAGATATCACTTATACAGCAACGCCACCTGAGGCTCTGCTTTTATTTTTACAAAAAGATTTTGATATTTTAATAGTTCCGCAACCTCTTGGCGAAGCGACTATTTTGCGCGGTAAAAAAGCAGGCGTTAGCGTGCATTATTCAGTTGATTTTCCAAAAATTTGGGGCGAGAGCTTTGGTACAAAACCGATAATCCCAATGGCTGGCATTATCGTAGAAAGAGGCTTTTACGAGAAAAACTTAAGTCTATTTGACACGCTTCATAGTGACCTTAAAAATGCACTTTCATGGATACTTGAGAACAAACAAAGTGCAGCAAAGATAGGCTCAAACTACTTGCCAGCTCCAGAAGTAGCACTTGCAAATGCATTTGACAAGGCAAATCTAACAGTAACAAAAGCAAATGAACTACAAAATGAGATCATGGCATTTTTTGAAGAAATTTATCAGTTTAATCCAAAATTTCTAGGCGGCAAGATGCCAGATAAAGGTCTATTTTTATGA
- a CDS encoding TonB-dependent receptor domain-containing protein: MRPILSLAVFSSLLLANEANLDIIKPIREFAPPPVITPNVAQSAFVENQFDRTQRGEYPFVTNLLDNSTDIFHISTGMYGKSFYNSSLFKYRGANFYTILNANFTKANNYKDGSGKRWDYGYNRQGQSAILGFVPNDLSELRLTFLRDNIDKDKQPEHVMDAFKTTRKVGKLNIRLGEEDLSNTLNFEFILKKVERKADNFHLRDATPNVKVDLKRNIFEANLKYDADFASFHNQIGAGFEKDKHDGKRYIKQGNNWVFNGYRFADVRNDKFMLFDTLAYKFNDSNEASLALKYEDQKSKLNGLDTKYFAPNSAISTTRGLLRQIYGEDVSDKIKKDAFSASLKYKFTPNDKDSYFAKLESLSRLPSNMERFNALYGQNDSGWIANPNLEPERHNRAVLGFKFGSQFYKEYLNSLQNKDAFGFSGHFIADRVKNLIIFDRRHSKAAMPLINKNAVISRNVDATLYSVNFNTEYSFARHFGLKSSLYYNYGQNKTDGRPLYQIRPFEANFAFDYKDYASFGSYNLGTALRLVSKQTRGDFSKQNGLGIDKKEAAKGFGLLDLYGGIEFKNKVGIRFGVANLFDKDYAEFISGDHVAALDPVVVHAPGRTFFISFHSSF; the protein is encoded by the coding sequence ATGAGGCCCATTTTAAGCCTAGCAGTTTTTTCATCACTGCTTCTAGCAAATGAAGCAAATTTAGACATTATAAAGCCTATTAGAGAATTTGCTCCGCCACCAGTCATCACGCCAAATGTTGCGCAAAGTGCCTTTGTCGAAAATCAATTTGACCGCACTCAAAGAGGCGAATATCCATTTGTTACAAATTTACTTGATAACTCAACTGATATATTTCATATCTCAACTGGAATGTATGGCAAAAGTTTTTACAATTCATCGCTTTTTAAATATCGTGGCGCAAATTTTTACACCATTTTAAATGCAAATTTCACCAAAGCAAATAATTATAAAGATGGAAGTGGCAAAAGATGGGACTATGGCTACAATAGGCAAGGTCAAAGCGCTATCTTAGGCTTCGTGCCAAATGATCTTAGCGAGCTTAGACTTACGTTTTTAAGGGATAATATCGATAAAGACAAGCAGCCAGAGCACGTGATGGATGCCTTTAAAACGACAAGAAAAGTTGGCAAGCTAAATATTAGATTAGGCGAAGAAGATCTTTCAAATACGCTAAATTTTGAATTTATCCTAAAAAAGGTTGAGCGAAAAGCTGATAATTTTCATCTAAGAGATGCTACTCCAAATGTAAAAGTGGATTTAAAGAGAAATATATTTGAGGCAAATTTAAAATATGACGCTGACTTTGCAAGCTTTCACAATCAGATAGGCGCTGGCTTTGAAAAAGATAAACATGACGGCAAAAGATACATAAAGCAAGGCAACAACTGGGTCTTTAACGGATACAGATTTGCTGATGTCAGAAATGATAAATTTATGCTCTTTGATACACTTGCTTATAAATTTAATGATTCAAACGAAGCCTCTCTTGCCTTAAAATATGAAGATCAAAAAAGCAAGCTTAACGGACTTGATACTAAATATTTTGCACCAAATTCAGCCATTAGCACGACTCGCGGACTACTTCGTCAAATTTATGGTGAGGATGTAAGCGATAAGATCAAAAAAGACGCTTTTAGCGCAAGCCTAAAATATAAATTTACACCAAACGACAAGGATAGCTACTTTGCAAAACTTGAGAGTTTATCTCGCTTGCCAAGCAACATGGAGCGTTTCAATGCGCTTTACGGACAAAATGATTCTGGCTGGATAGCAAATCCGAATTTAGAGCCAGAAAGACACAACAGAGCGGTTCTTGGCTTTAAATTTGGTAGTCAGTTTTACAAAGAATACCTAAACTCTTTGCAAAACAAAGATGCATTTGGGTTTAGTGGGCATTTCATAGCTGATAGAGTTAAAAATTTGATTATTTTTGATAGACGTCACTCAAAAGCTGCCATGCCTCTAATAAACAAAAATGCCGTCATCTCAAGAAACGTTGATGCAACGCTTTATAGTGTAAATTTCAATACAGAGTATAGCTTTGCAAGGCACTTTGGCTTAAAAAGCTCACTTTACTACAACTACGGACAAAACAAAACCGATGGTAGGCCGCTTTATCAAATAAGGCCTTTTGAAGCAAATTTTGCATTTGACTACAAAGACTATGCAAGCTTTGGCAGCTATAATCTTGGCACCGCACTAAGGCTAGTTTCAAAGCAAACTAGAGGCGATTTTAGCAAGCAAAATGGTCTAGGTATCGATAAAAAAGAGGCCGCAAAAGGATTTGGTTTGCTTGATCTTTATGGTGGCATAGAGTTTAAAAACAAAGTTGGCATAAGATTTGGCGTAGCAAATTTATTTGATAAAGATTATGCAGAATTTATCAGTGGTGATCACGTAGCAGCACTTGATCCGGTAGTCGTTCATGCCCCTGGCAGGACATTTTTCATTAGCTTTCACAGCAGTTTTTAA
- a CDS encoding molybdate transport repressor has protein sequence MITKEIKKDVFWALAFGLGLFAFSIVGYFYLALGTASLFGIIIGALSAFFCVRKIFQNNFLRIEDDGFIITKGSKSIKFYFKDIYEIAIKSFGDKKKVETLSIKFKKNRLDRDACFGLVQPLGDDLIIIFDKYELSKFTISKELRDRLNNFRA, from the coding sequence ATGATAACAAAAGAGATTAAAAAAGATGTTTTTTGGGCGCTAGCCTTTGGGCTTGGGCTTTTTGCCTTTAGCATCGTTGGCTACTTTTATCTAGCTCTTGGCACAGCGTCTCTCTTTGGCATCATCATTGGCGCTCTCTCAGCGTTCTTTTGTGTTAGAAAAATTTTTCAAAACAACTTTTTACGTATTGAAGATGATGGATTTATTATCACAAAAGGCTCAAAAAGCATAAAATTTTACTTTAAGGATATCTACGAAATCGCCATTAAAAGCTTTGGCGATAAGAAAAAAGTTGAAACTTTGAGCATAAAATTTAAGAAAAACCGTCTTGATAGAGATGCTTGCTTTGGATTAGTGCAACCACTAGGTGATGATTTGATCATCATTTTTGACAAATATGAACTCTCAAAATTTACCATTTCAAAAGAACTAAGAGACAGGCTTAATAATTTTAGAGCATAA
- a CDS encoding molybdopterin synthase catalytic subunit, which yields MQIYDGSLDVQSITNEWYERFKDKNCGALITFVGIVREEGGISALSFDIYEPILKKWLDAWEERAKKENAYVLFAHSKGDVAVHMSSYVAGIVSPQRKVALRLINEFVEDFKANAPIWKYDVINGKRIYAKERSQAINGAGILA from the coding sequence ATGCAAATTTATGACGGAAGCTTGGATGTTCAAAGCATCACAAACGAGTGGTATGAACGCTTTAAGGATAAAAACTGCGGTGCACTCATCACTTTTGTTGGGATCGTAAGAGAGGAAGGTGGCATTTCGGCGCTTAGCTTTGATATCTATGAGCCGATCCTTAAAAAATGGCTTGATGCTTGGGAGGAGCGGGCAAAAAAAGAAAATGCCTACGTACTCTTTGCTCACTCAAAAGGCGATGTAGCTGTGCATATGAGCTCTTATGTAGCAGGCATTGTGAGCCCTCAAAGAAAGGTCGCGCTAAGGCTTATAAACGAGTTTGTCGAGGACTTTAAGGCAAATGCGCCGATCTGGAAATATGACGTGATAAATGGCAAGAGAATTTATGCAAAAGAGCGCAGCCAAGCGATAAATGGTGCTGGAATTTTAGCTTAA
- a CDS encoding MoaD/ThiS family protein: MIEIEFLGPIGLENIKVEAKNLGDVKAALSKKEELKKWLNICAVAVNDEIVSDINFALKSGDKISILPPVCGG; encoded by the coding sequence GTGATAGAGATCGAATTTCTTGGGCCTATCGGGCTTGAAAATATAAAAGTAGAGGCAAAAAATTTAGGTGATGTAAAAGCGGCTTTGAGCAAAAAAGAAGAACTTAAAAAATGGCTAAATATCTGTGCGGTTGCCGTAAATGACGAGATCGTAAGTGATATAAATTTTGCTCTTAAATCAGGCGATAAAATTTCTATATTGCCACCAGTTTGTGGAGGCTAA
- the nspC gene encoding carboxynorspermidine decarboxylase — protein MNEILKNIKTPAYVCEEAKVRKNLELLRYVKEQSGAKILVALKGFAFSGVMDMVGSYLDGATCSGLHEAKFANEYVKGEIHTYSPAFKDEDFDEILKISKHITFNSFAQWQKFKGIALENGIICGLRVNPEVSLAPTDSYNPCGKFSRLGITRENFKPELLDGISGFHFHALCEESASSLQTVLEAFEEKFGEFIPRMKWINMGGGHHITRADYDVELLINIIRRFREKYGVEVYLEPGEAVGWQTGFLISSVLDIVHNEKDIAILDTSAEAHMPDTVLMPYRPAVRGESENGKFTYRFGGNTCLAGDIVGLETGDAEYKFDSELKIGDRVIFEDQIHYTIVKNTTFNGIKLPDLLLLKENGEIKMIRELDYEEYRRRN, from the coding sequence ATGAACGAAATTTTAAAAAATATAAAAACCCCAGCCTACGTATGTGAAGAGGCAAAAGTACGTAAAAATCTAGAGCTTTTAAGGTACGTAAAAGAGCAAAGCGGAGCTAAAATTTTAGTAGCACTTAAGGGCTTTGCATTTAGCGGTGTGATGGATATGGTGGGCTCTTATCTTGACGGTGCGACTTGTAGTGGGCTTCATGAAGCAAAATTTGCAAACGAATACGTAAAAGGCGAGATTCATACTTATAGTCCAGCCTTTAAGGATGAGGATTTTGATGAAATTTTAAAAATTTCAAAACACATTACATTTAACTCTTTTGCGCAGTGGCAAAAATTTAAGGGTATTGCCCTAGAAAATGGTATCATCTGTGGCCTGCGCGTAAATCCAGAGGTCTCGCTAGCCCCAACTGACAGCTATAATCCATGCGGTAAATTTAGCAGGCTTGGCATTACAAGAGAAAATTTTAAGCCAGAGCTTCTTGATGGCATTAGTGGGTTTCATTTTCACGCACTTTGCGAGGAGAGTGCGAGTAGCTTACAAACCGTGTTAGAGGCATTTGAAGAGAAATTTGGCGAGTTTATCCCAAGGATGAAGTGGATAAATATGGGCGGCGGCCACCACATTACGAGGGCTGATTACGATGTGGAGCTGCTTATAAATATCATTAGACGCTTTCGCGAGAAATATGGCGTGGAGGTCTATCTGGAGCCTGGTGAGGCCGTGGGCTGGCAGACTGGCTTTTTGATAAGTAGCGTGCTTGACATCGTGCATAACGAGAAAGATATCGCTATCCTTGACACATCAGCCGAGGCGCATATGCCTGATACTGTGCTCATGCCTTACCGACCAGCCGTTAGAGGTGAGAGTGAAAATGGTAAATTTACTTATAGATTTGGCGGTAATACCTGCCTAGCTGGCGATATAGTAGGGCTTGAAACGGGCGATGCGGAGTATAAATTTGATAGCGAGCTAAAAATCGGCGACCGAGTCATCTTTGAAGACCAAATTCACTACACTATCGTGAAAAACACGACATTTAACGGCATAAAACTGCCTGATCTACTGCTTTTAAAAGAAAATGGCGAGATAAAGATGATTAGAGAGCTAGACTACGAAGAGTATAGGCGTAGAAACTAA
- a CDS encoding DJ-1/PfpI family protein — MDIYALIFDNYKVLDLMGPVEFLARVPEININYVSFDGGMKRSKQGFLIKTKKLNKMPKESILLLPGGQGTRTLVNENEFILKLKECVLVSQICLSVCTGSALIARTGELDGLRATSNKKSLGSIKG; from the coding sequence ATGGACATTTACGCTCTTATCTTTGATAACTACAAGGTGCTTGATCTTATGGGGCCGGTAGAGTTTTTAGCAAGGGTGCCTGAAATTAACATTAATTATGTCTCGTTTGATGGTGGGATGAAAAGAAGCAAGCAAGGCTTTTTGATAAAAACAAAAAAACTTAACAAGATGCCAAAAGAGAGCATTTTGCTACTCCCTGGAGGTCAAGGCACAAGGACGCTTGTAAATGAGAACGAATTTATCTTAAAACTTAAAGAGTGCGTTTTGGTATCTCAAATTTGCCTAAGTGTATGCACTGGCTCGGCTCTCATCGCTCGCACAGGAGAGCTTGACGGCTTAAGGGCTACCTCAAATAAAAAATCACTTGGGTCGATAAAAGGATAA
- a CDS encoding formate dehydrogenase subunit gamma, giving the protein MTRILTLLFTLSVAAMAIEGPTGVNQFDSTIWAAQRIENIKPYEHGWGPIFTFIQGNDYFAIAALSIILAVIGAFVLHFLIIGPKHFSHDGKKVFAFSLIERIAHGLAAISWIILVPTGIIIMWGAELGGGTFVRFCRYLHDIATIIFAISVLPMLFAWTIRMLPAVYDIRWMMIVGGYLSKKKKPVPAGKFNAGQKAWYWIAIPGGIVMIITGAIMYFLDFKEPAVATWLGITQIDLLRYSVVIHNCLGIVCAVFFLVHIYMAAIAIHGAIWSMVTGYKEEEEVYVLHHYWYQELVRENKIPVSDYEKSYTNLK; this is encoded by the coding sequence ATGACGAGAATTCTTACTCTACTTTTTACATTGTCCGTTGCGGCAATGGCCATTGAAGGACCAACTGGTGTCAATCAATTTGACAGCACTATTTGGGCAGCACAGAGGATAGAAAATATCAAGCCTTATGAGCATGGCTGGGGCCCGATATTTACTTTTATACAAGGCAACGACTACTTCGCGATAGCTGCACTTTCTATCATTTTAGCTGTTATCGGCGCGTTCGTGCTACACTTCTTGATCATCGGACCAAAACACTTTAGTCACGATGGCAAAAAAGTATTTGCGTTTTCACTGATCGAACGTATAGCTCACGGCTTAGCTGCGATCTCTTGGATCATCTTAGTGCCAACTGGCATCATCATCATGTGGGGTGCAGAGCTTGGTGGTGGCACATTTGTGCGTTTCTGTAGATACTTGCACGATATAGCGACTATTATATTTGCTATTTCTGTGCTTCCTATGCTATTTGCTTGGACTATCAGAATGCTTCCAGCTGTTTATGACATAAGATGGATGATGATAGTTGGTGGCTATCTATCAAAGAAGAAAAAACCAGTCCCTGCTGGTAAATTTAACGCTGGTCAAAAAGCATGGTATTGGATCGCTATTCCTGGTGGTATCGTGATGATCATCACTGGTGCGATTATGTATTTCTTAGACTTCAAAGAGCCAGCAGTTGCTACATGGCTTGGCATAACACAGATCGACCTTTTAAGATATAGCGTAGTTATACACAACTGCCTCGGTATAGTCTGTGCGGTATTTTTCCTAGTTCATATCTATATGGCTGCTATCGCTATCCACGGTGCGATCTGGTCGATGGTCACTGGATACAAAGAGGAAGAAGAAGTTTATGTTCTTCATCACTACTGGTATCAAGAGCTTGTTAGAGAGAATAAAATTCCAGTATCTGATTATGAAAAGTCTTATACAAATTTAAAATAA
- the yedF gene encoding sulfurtransferase-like selenium metabolism protein YedF has protein sequence MTTIDCRNLECPKPVIMTKNALDSLSEGESLEILVNALAPKENISRFLKNQNINFSLESNGNETKILATKGKNALELTNFDEFVCDITPKNNKVLYLNEERAGSGEVGINLLSKFLGAFLQVEKKPKIIICVNNAVKMTTNRSHPSFKPLKDLEAAGVKILSCGSCLEAYKLVSDLAIGEISNAYEIIDILSTHEQIKL, from the coding sequence ATGACAACAATTGATTGTAGAAATTTAGAATGTCCAAAACCAGTCATAATGACAAAAAATGCACTTGATAGTTTAAGTGAAGGCGAAAGCTTAGAAATTTTGGTAAATGCACTAGCCCCAAAAGAAAATATTTCAAGATTTTTAAAAAATCAAAATATAAACTTTAGCCTAGAAAGCAATGGCAACGAGACTAAAATTTTAGCTACAAAAGGTAAAAATGCTCTTGAGCTTACAAATTTTGATGAGTTTGTCTGCGACATAACACCAAAAAATAATAAAGTACTCTATCTAAATGAAGAGCGCGCAGGAAGTGGCGAAGTGGGAATAAATTTACTATCAAAATTCCTAGGAGCATTTCTTCAAGTTGAGAAAAAGCCAAAGATAATAATCTGCGTAAATAACGCTGTAAAGATGACTACAAACCGCTCACACCCAAGCTTTAAGCCGCTTAAAGATCTTGAAGCTGCTGGTGTTAAAATTTTAAGCTGCGGAAGCTGCTTGGAGGCTTATAAGCTAGTAAGTGATCTTGCGATTGGCGAAATTTCAAATGCTTATGAGATCATCGACATACTCTCAACTCACGAGCAAATCAAATTATGA